Proteins from a single region of Murdochiella vaginalis:
- a CDS encoding electron transport complex protein RnfA: MGFFQIIFLTIFVNNYVLAQFLGICPSIGVSSKVETSMGMSAAVTFVITLASVITWVLDRFILQPNLVYLRTVAFILVIAALVQIVEMFLKKSAPGLYNALGIYLPLITTNCVVLGVAILNVQTGYTLLQTVASALGASIGFALALILLAAIREQFTRMENVPECFRGVPAALTTLGLMSMAFAGFAGMFQ, translated from the coding sequence ATGGGATTTTTTCAAATCATCTTTTTGACGATATTCGTCAACAACTACGTTCTTGCCCAGTTCCTCGGTATCTGCCCGAGCATCGGTGTTTCGAGTAAAGTAGAAACGTCCATGGGAATGAGTGCGGCGGTTACCTTCGTTATTACGTTGGCTTCCGTGATCACCTGGGTTTTGGATCGCTTCATTTTGCAGCCGAACCTCGTCTATTTGCGTACGGTTGCCTTCATTTTGGTCATTGCAGCTTTGGTGCAGATCGTGGAAATGTTTCTCAAGAAATCAGCACCGGGTCTCTACAATGCCTTGGGTATCTACCTTCCGCTCATCACCACCAACTGCGTGGTGCTCGGCGTTGCGATTCTGAATGTGCAAACCGGCTATACATTGCTGCAAACGGTGGCAAGTGCGCTCGGTGCTTCCATCGGCTTTGCATTGGCACTCATTTTGCTTGCCGCCATTCGTGAGCAGTTCACGCGTATGGAAAATGTTCCGGAGTGCTTCCGGGGCGTGCCTGCGGCATTAACGACACTCGGCTTGATGTCCATGGCATTTGCCGGGTTTGCCGGCATGTTCCAGTAA